From Serratia fonticola:
GTTTTGGTGCGGTCAACGAGCTGGGCGTGTTCGCCATGACCGAGCAAGGGCTGCGTGAGGTGAGTAACCCTTCCGCGATCTTCCTCAGCCGGGGTGATGAAGTGACCTCCGGCAGTTCGGTGATGGTGGTCTGGGAAGGCACCAGGCCGCTGCTGGTCGAGATCCAGGCGCTGGTGGATCACTCGATGATGTCTAACCCACGCCGCGTTGCGGTGGGCCTGGAACAGAATCGTTTGGCGATCCTGCTGGCGGTGCTGCATCGTCACGGTGGCTTGCAGATGTCCGACCAAGACGTTTTTGTCAACGTGGTGGGCGGCGTCAAGGTTAGCGAAACCAGTGCCGATCTGGCGTTGCTGCTGGCGTTGGTGTCCAGCCTACGCGACCGTCCATTGCCTAACGATCTGGTGGTGTTTGGCGAAGTGGGGCTGGCAGGGGAAATCCGCCCGGTGCCTAGCGGCCAGGAGCGTATTTCCGAAGCGGCCAAACACGGTTTCAAGCGGGCGATCGTGCCACATGCCAACGTGCCGAAGAAACCACCGGCCAATATGCAGGTGTTCGGTGTCAAGAAGCTGGCGGATGCGCTGGACGTGCTGGAACAGTTTTATTAATTGCCGCCCGCTGCGCGGAATATGCTATTTTGTTTAGCATAATAAACGGGAGGGTTTATGCGGCAGTTCGATTACCTCAAGGCAGCGATTAAGCAACAGGGATGTACCTTACAGCAGGTGGCTGATGCCAGTAGCATGACCAAAGGCTACCTCAGCCAGCTGTTGAACGACAAAATCAAAAGCCCGAGCGCGCAGAAGCTGGAAGCCCTGCACCGTTTCCTGGGGCTGGAATTCCCGCGCCGTGAGAAGAAAGTCGGCGTGGTGTTTGGTAAATTTTACCCGCTACATACTGGGCATATCTATCTGATCCAGCGCGCCTGTAGTCAGGTTGACGAGCTGCATGTGATCCTGTGCCACGATGAACCGCGCGATCTGTTGCTGTTCGAGAACAGCTCCATGTCACAGCAGCCGACGGTCAGCGATCGTCTGCGCTGGCTGTTGCAGACCTTTAAATACCAGAAAAATATCCATATTCACTCTTTCGACGAGAAGGGCATCGAGCCTTACCCGCACGGCTGGGACGTGTGGAGTAACGGCATGAAGAGCTTTATGGAGCAAAAGGGCATCGTCCCTAGCTTTATCTATTCCAGCGAAGAGCTGGATGCCCCCCGTTACCGCGAACATCTGGGGATTGAAACCATCCTGGTGGATCCGGAACGCTCCTTTATGAATATCAGCGGTAGCCAGATCCGTCAGGATCCGTTCCGCTATTGGGACTACATCCCGACCGAAGTGAAGCCGTTCTTTGTGCGCACGGTGGCGATCCTGGGCGGTGAGTCCAGCGGTAAGTCAACGCTGGTCAATAAGCTGGCGAACATCTTCAACACCACCAGCGCCTGGGAATATGGCCGTGACTACGTCTTCTCCCATCTCGGGGGTGACGAGATGGCGTTGCAGTATTCCGATTATGACAAGATCGCGCTTGGGCAGGCCCAGTACGTGGATTTTGCGGTGAAATACGCCAATAAAGTGGCGTTTATCGACACCGACTTTGTCACTACGCAGGCGTTCTGTAAAAAGTATGAAGGGCGGGAGCATCCGTTCGTTCAGGCGTTGATCGACGAATACCGTTTCGATCTGGTGATCCTGCTGGAGAACAATACCCCTTGGGTGGCCGACGGATTGCGCAGTCTGGGTAGCCCGGTCGATCGCAAGGCGTTTCAGTATTTGTTGGAAGAGATGCTGCACGCCAATAACATCGAATATGTTCACGTAGAGTCGAGCGATTACGAGGAGCGCTTCTTGCGCTGTGTCGAACTGGTGCAGCAACTGCTAGCGGCGGACGCCAGCCGCTTGGTGAAGTTTTAGACTGGTTAATGTTGTGCCCCTCACCCTAACCCTCTCCCAAAGGGAGAGGGAACCGATCGAGTGTGTTTGAAATTGTCGTGACTCACTTTGGATGAGGGGACCGATCGAATTTGCTGATTTGATCTTTTTACTTCCAAAAGAGCAGGGGCTAATAACTCCCCCTCCCAAAGGGAGAGGGAACCGATCGAGTGTGTTTGAAATTGTAGTGACTCACCTTGGACGAGGGGACGATCGAATTCGCCGATATGATCTTTTTACTTCCAAAAGAGCAGGGGCTAATAACTCCCCCTCCCAAAGGGAGAGGGAACCGATCGAGTGTGTTTGAAATTGTAGTGACTCACCTTGGACGAGGGGACGATCGAATTTGCTGAGATGTTCTTTTTACTTCCAAAAGAGCGGGGGCTAATAGCTCCCTCTCCCTGTGGGAGAGGGTTGGGGTGAGGGGACATCGCTTAAGTATCATGTATATAGCAATTTATTAATACCTGATAAATCGACGCTCCCACTAACTTAGTAAGTTATCACCAGCTTGCCCTGCATATGCCCATCCAACAGCTTGGCGTGCGCGGCGGTCAACGTATCCACCGTCAGCCCCTGTATCGTTTCACTCAGCGTGGTGGTCAGCTTGCCTGCATCAATCAACTGCGCCACCTGCTTGAGGATCTCTCCCTGCTGGGCAATATCCGGCGTAGTGAACATGCTGCGGGTAAACATAAATTCCCAATGCAGCGCCGCGCTTTTCAGCTTCAGCGCATTTTGATCCAGCGGTTGGCTGTTCTCGACGATGGTGCAGATATGGCCGAGTGGGGCGACCAGATCGCTGATGGCTTGCCAGTGGCCGTCGGTATCGTTCAGGCACAGGATATAATCGACGCTCTCAATCCCTTCCTTAGCCAGGTTGCCTTTCAGGTCGCGGTAATCCACCACCAGCTCAGCACCCCGTTCGCGGCACCAGGCAGCTGATTCCGGGCGAGAGGCCGTAGCGATAACTTTCACCTTGCTACGCTGTGCTGCCAGGGGGATCGCCAGTGAGCCCACGCCACCGGCACCGCCGATGATCAAAAGCGTTTTACCGGCAGCCGCATGCTGAATATTCAGGTGTTCAAACAGGGCTTCCCACGCGGTGAGCGCGGTCAGCGGCATCGCGGCGGCTTGCGCCCAGTCCAGGCTGGCCGGTTTATGTGCCACGATACGTGAGTCAATCAGCTGATGGGTGCTGTTGCTGCCCGGACGGGTAATATCCCCGGCATACCATACCTCATCGCCGGGTTTGAACCCGCTGACGCTGCTGCCCACTTCGAGCACCACGCCGCTGGCATCCCAGCCGAGAATGCGTGGCTGCTGCAAACCATTCTTTTGCAGGCCAGCATGAACCTTGGTATCGACCGGGTTGACGGAAACGGCTTTCACTTCCACCAGCAGATCGTATTGACCCGGTGCGGGTTTTTCTGGAGCGATCTCGATAAAACCGGCTGGATTCTTCGGATCGACGGCAATGGCTTTGATTAACATAATTGTGCTCCTTCGCATGAATAGTCCCAGTGTAGACCCTGAGGAGTAGAGTGATAAGATGGACAATAACTAACTAAGTGTTCGTCTGAGGTGAACAATTATGTTCAAGCAGTTGCAGGATATGGCGTTGTTTGCGCTGGTGGCAGAGTGCGGCAGTTTTACTGCGGCAGCCAAACGTGCCGGTCTGCCTAAATCCAGCGTCAGCCAGCGTGTCAGCCAGTTGGAGTTGAAGCTTGGCCTGCGCTTGCTCAACCGTACCACCCGGCAGTTAAATTTGACCTTTGCCGGTGAGCGCTATCTTGAACATTGCCAGGAGATGCTCTCTGCTGCCGAACGGGCCGATCTGGCGTTGCAGCGCTTACGCGATAACCCCAGTGGCCGTCTACGCATCTCTACGCCAGCCGGGCTGGGGGCGACGTTGCTTCCGCGTCTGGCGGCAGATTTCCAGCGCCAATATCCGGATGTCTCGTTGGAAGTGTCAGTATCGGATGCAATGGTGGATATGGTGCAGGAGGGCTTTGATGCGGCATTGCGTACCGGCAGGCCGCAGGATTCTTCGTTGATTGGCCGTCGTCTGGGGCATGCTCCCCGTTATTTGTTGGCTGCACCGGAGTATCTGGCCCAACACCCGCCATTGCTGCATCCGCAGCAGTTGCAGCAGCATCTTTGCATCGCTCACCGCGCCTGGCCCGCCTGGATATTGCGCCGGGGTGAAGAGTACTACCGTTGGCAATTGCCGCTGCGGCATACCACCGATAATCTGTTATATGCGCGCGAATGTGCCATTTTGGGGGCGGGTATTACGCTGCTGCCCGCGTTTCTCAGCCGCGAAGTGGTCGCACAAAAGCAATTGGTGGAAGTGTTGCCGCAGTGGCAGGCCGAAGGCAATGAACTGTATCTGGTTTACCCGAGCCGCAAGCTTAATTCTCCGGCTCTGGCCTGCTTTATTGATGTGGTGATCCAGCATCCGGTCTTTGTGGATTATGCGCAGGCACTGGATTGGGGATAACAAAAAGCCCGCAAAATGCGGGCTTGAGAGAGATAGCCAACCTGATGTTACTTGGTGACTTTCTTGTACTTGATACGGCGAGGTTCCAGCGCTTCGGCACCCAGAGTACGCTTTTTGTACTCTTCGTATTCGGTAAAGTTGCCTTCGAAGAACTCCACCTTGCCTTCATCCTGGTAGTCCAGAATGTGGGTGGCAATACGGTCGAGGAACCAACGGTCGTGCGAGATCACCATCGCACAGCCCGGGAACTCCAGCAGGGCGTTTTCTAACGCGCGCAGGGTTTCGATATCCAGGTCGTTGGTGGGTTCGTCGAGCAGCAGCACGTTGCCGCCAACCTGCAACAGCTTGGCCAGATGCAGACGGCCACGCTCACCACCGGACAGTTCGCCCACGCGTTTGCCCTGATCGACGCCCTTGAAGTTAAAGCGGCCAACGTAGGCACGGCTTGGCATTTCGGTGTTGCCCACACGCATGATGTCCTGGCCGCCGGAAACTTCTTCCCATACGGTTTTGGAGTTATCCATGCTGTCGCGGAACTGATCGACCGAAGCCAGCTTGACGGTATCACCCAGCACGATGCTGCCGGAATCAGGCTGTTCCTGGCCGGACATCATACGGAACAGCGTGGATTTACCCGCGCCGTTCGGGCCGATGATGCCAACGATGGCACCCTTAGGTACCGCGAAGGTGAGATCTTCGATCAGCAGGCGGTCGCCGTAGGATTTACGCAGATTGTTAACTTCAACCACTTTATCGCCCAAGCGAGTGCCTGGTGGGATAAACAGTTCGTTGGTTTCGTTACGTTTCTGGTATTCGGTACTGTTAAGCTCTTCAAAGCGTGCCAGACGGGCTTTGCCCTTGGACTGACGGCCTTTGGCACCCTGACGTACCCACTCCAGCTCTTTCTCGATCGACTTGCGGCGAGCGGCTTCGGTTGAGGCTTCTTGTGCCAGACGAGCGTCTTTCTGCTCCAGCCAGGACGAGTAGTTACCTTCCCATGGAATACCTTCGCCACGGTCCAGCTCCAGGATCCAGCCAGCCACGTTATCGAGGAAGTAACGGTCGTGGGTGATCGCCACCACGGTGCCTTCGAAGTCGTGCAGGAAGCGTTCCAGCCAGGCCACGGATTCGGCATCCAGGTGGTTGGTCGGTTCGTCCAGCAGCAGCATGTCTGGCTTTTCCAGCAGCAGGCGGCACAGCGCTACGCGGCGGCGCTCACCACCGGACAGGTTGGCGATTTTTGCATCCCACTCCGGCAGGCGCAGTGCATCGGCGGCACGCTCCAACTGGGTGTTGAGGTTGTGACCATCGTGAGCCTGAATGATCTCTTCCAGACGGCCCTGTTCAGCGGCCAGCTTGTCGAAGTCGGCCCCTTCTTCAGCGTACAGTGCGTACACTTCATCAAGGCGCTTAAGGGCACCGACCACCTCTGCCATCGCTTCTTCAACCGATTCGCGAACGCTGTGCTCCATATTGAGCTGCGGTTCCTGCGGCAGATAGCCGATCTTGATACCCGGTTGCGGGCGAGCTTCCCCTTCGATATCAGTATCGATGCCGGCCATAATGCGCAGCAGGGTAGACTTACCGGAACCGTTAAGGCCCAGTACGCCAATTTTGGCCCCAGGGAAGAAACTCAGGGAAATGTTTTTCAGAATATGACGCTTCGGCGGAACCACTTTGCCGACGCGGTGCATGGTATAGACGTATTGAGCCACGTTGCTCCGAGCCTCTCTATCAGTTTTTATAGGTTGTCTGGCGGCCTGAGTGTAGCCCGTTTCAGCACCGGTTCCCAGATCCCCTATGACGATCGCCAAGTATAACCGCTAATGCCCTCCATTAGGTGAACTTTGCTGTTTCTTAAGGGGTGACGACGATCGCCACGCGACGGTTTTCAGCGCGGCCGCTGGAGGTGGCGTTACTGGCTACCGGTTGGCGTTTACCCATGCCACGAGTTTCTATATTGGCACGCGGGATGCCGATACCGGCCAGGACATCGGCCACGGCGTTGGCACGGCGCAGTGAAAGCTGGTCGTTGTAGCTGTCCTCACCGTAGTTATCGGTATGGCCGTCCAGGCGGAATTGCACGATGTCAACGCTCTTCAGCGCCTTGCCCATCTTCTCGACGATTTCGGTACTTTGCGGGCTCAATTTACCGACGTTGTTACCGAACAGCACCTTG
This genomic window contains:
- a CDS encoding LysR family transcriptional regulator, with the protein product MFKQLQDMALFALVAECGSFTAAAKRAGLPKSSVSQRVSQLELKLGLRLLNRTTRQLNLTFAGERYLEHCQEMLSAAERADLALQRLRDNPSGRLRISTPAGLGATLLPRLAADFQRQYPDVSLEVSVSDAMVDMVQEGFDAALRTGRPQDSSLIGRRLGHAPRYLLAAPEYLAQHPPLLHPQQLQQHLCIAHRAWPAWILRRGEEYYRWQLPLRHTTDNLLYARECAILGAGITLLPAFLSREVVAQKQLVEVLPQWQAEGNELYLVYPSRKLNSPALACFIDVVIQHPVFVDYAQALDWG
- the ettA gene encoding energy-dependent translational throttle protein EttA, whose translation is MAQYVYTMHRVGKVVPPKRHILKNISLSFFPGAKIGVLGLNGSGKSTLLRIMAGIDTDIEGEARPQPGIKIGYLPQEPQLNMEHSVRESVEEAMAEVVGALKRLDEVYALYAEEGADFDKLAAEQGRLEEIIQAHDGHNLNTQLERAADALRLPEWDAKIANLSGGERRRVALCRLLLEKPDMLLLDEPTNHLDAESVAWLERFLHDFEGTVVAITHDRYFLDNVAGWILELDRGEGIPWEGNYSSWLEQKDARLAQEASTEAARRKSIEKELEWVRQGAKGRQSKGKARLARFEELNSTEYQKRNETNELFIPPGTRLGDKVVEVNNLRKSYGDRLLIEDLTFAVPKGAIVGIIGPNGAGKSTLFRMMSGQEQPDSGSIVLGDTVKLASVDQFRDSMDNSKTVWEEVSGGQDIMRVGNTEMPSRAYVGRFNFKGVDQGKRVGELSGGERGRLHLAKLLQVGGNVLLLDEPTNDLDIETLRALENALLEFPGCAMVISHDRWFLDRIATHILDYQDEGKVEFFEGNFTEYEEYKKRTLGAEALEPRRIKYKKVTK
- a CDS encoding zinc-binding alcohol dehydrogenase family protein, translating into MLIKAIAVDPKNPAGFIEIAPEKPAPGQYDLLVEVKAVSVNPVDTKVHAGLQKNGLQQPRILGWDASGVVLEVGSSVSGFKPGDEVWYAGDITRPGSNSTHQLIDSRIVAHKPASLDWAQAAAMPLTALTAWEALFEHLNIQHAAAGKTLLIIGGAGGVGSLAIPLAAQRSKVKVIATASRPESAAWCRERGAELVVDYRDLKGNLAKEGIESVDYILCLNDTDGHWQAISDLVAPLGHICTIVENSQPLDQNALKLKSAALHWEFMFTRSMFTTPDIAQQGEILKQVAQLIDAGKLTTTLSETIQGLTVDTLTAAHAKLLDGHMQGKLVITY
- the nadR gene encoding multifunctional transcriptional regulator/nicotinamide-nucleotide adenylyltransferase/ribosylnicotinamide kinase NadR translates to MRQFDYLKAAIKQQGCTLQQVADASSMTKGYLSQLLNDKIKSPSAQKLEALHRFLGLEFPRREKKVGVVFGKFYPLHTGHIYLIQRACSQVDELHVILCHDEPRDLLLFENSSMSQQPTVSDRLRWLLQTFKYQKNIHIHSFDEKGIEPYPHGWDVWSNGMKSFMEQKGIVPSFIYSSEELDAPRYREHLGIETILVDPERSFMNISGSQIRQDPFRYWDYIPTEVKPFFVRTVAILGGESSGKSTLVNKLANIFNTTSAWEYGRDYVFSHLGGDEMALQYSDYDKIALGQAQYVDFAVKYANKVAFIDTDFVTTQAFCKKYEGREHPFVQALIDEYRFDLVILLENNTPWVADGLRSLGSPVDRKAFQYLLEEMLHANNIEYVHVESSDYEERFLRCVELVQQLLAADASRLVKF
- a CDS encoding OmpA family protein gives rise to the protein MLQQNFKRSYSLLALVFITLLTLAGCQSKPQGLTAEQIALLQAQGFKLTDNGWEFGFSDKVLFGNNVGKLSPQSTEIVEKMGKALKSVDIVQFRLDGHTDNYGEDSYNDQLSLRRANAVADVLAGIGIPRANIETRGMGKRQPVASNATSSGRAENRRVAIVVTP